In Egicoccus sp. AB-alg2, a single genomic region encodes these proteins:
- a CDS encoding Rieske 2Fe-2S domain-containing protein: MASGEQTRTRGEQWRAQRERQDRGARLAAICFVVAIFAAFGLMAVYIAGGQTQLEGLLLFIAFGAVGAGLGIWGKRVVGPKIVVEERYPMRSTDQARDEFEAAYEESLGEAVVGGRRRFLLRLLAGAGASLGLALLVPLRSLGPGPGRDLFVTEWEPGRRLVDAGGTPILAAQMAADEVRTVFPEGAEGDAKAQALLIGTRPDQLQRDELPAETVGDLVCYSKICTHAGCPVGLYRASVGELICPCHQSTFDVNRAAVVVSGPAGRGLPQLPLGVDDEGYLIATGDFNEPVGPSFWNMTHDVDV; encoded by the coding sequence GTGGCGAGCGGTGAGCAGACCCGCACCCGCGGCGAGCAGTGGCGCGCCCAGCGCGAGCGGCAGGACCGCGGTGCGCGCCTGGCCGCCATCTGCTTCGTCGTGGCGATCTTCGCGGCCTTCGGCCTCATGGCGGTCTACATCGCCGGCGGACAGACCCAACTCGAGGGCCTGCTGCTCTTCATCGCCTTCGGTGCCGTCGGCGCGGGCCTGGGGATCTGGGGCAAGCGGGTCGTCGGCCCCAAGATCGTCGTCGAGGAGCGCTACCCGATGCGCTCCACCGACCAGGCCCGCGACGAGTTCGAGGCCGCCTACGAGGAGTCGCTGGGCGAGGCCGTCGTCGGCGGCCGGCGACGGTTCCTGCTGCGGCTGCTGGCCGGCGCCGGCGCCTCGCTCGGCCTCGCGCTGCTGGTGCCGCTGCGCTCCCTGGGGCCCGGCCCCGGACGCGACCTCTTCGTCACCGAGTGGGAGCCAGGCCGTCGGCTCGTCGACGCCGGCGGCACCCCGATCCTGGCCGCCCAGATGGCGGCCGACGAGGTCCGCACCGTCTTCCCGGAGGGCGCCGAGGGCGACGCCAAGGCGCAGGCGTTGCTGATCGGTACCCGCCCCGACCAGCTGCAGCGCGACGAGCTACCCGCGGAGACCGTGGGCGACCTGGTGTGCTACTCGAAGATCTGCACGCACGCCGGCTGCCCGGTGGGGCTCTACCGCGCGTCGGTCGGCGAGCTGATCTGCCCCTGCCACCAGTCGACGTTCGACGTCAACCGCGCCGCCGTGGTCGTGTCCGGCCCGGCCGGCCGGGGACTGCCGCAGCTGCCGCTGGGCGTGGACGACGAGGGCTACCTGATCGCCACCGGCGACTTCAACGAACCGGTCGGTCCGTCGTTCTGGAACATGACGCACGACGTGGACGTGTGA
- a CDS encoding cytochrome bc complex cytochrome b subunit yields the protein MSATQTRRRQSPVDDLARWLDDRLRLAEGSKKYLNKAFPAHWSFLLGEVALFSLVVLLFTGTFLALFYTPDARLVVYEGPYVPLQGMEISAAYESTLRLSFEVRAGLLMRQIHHWAALVFVAAIVAHMLRVFFTGAFRRPREINWVIGVGLLLLSFAAGFTGYSLPDDLLSGTGLRIGYSVVLGIPFVGPLLGFLLLGGEYPGTDTISRLHIAHVMLIPAGLLGLLGAHLAILIRQKHTHKPSSLAREDNVVGEPLFPSQTLTTLSLGAFTIAVLCLLGGLFEINPVWLYGTYEPYEVFAPAQPDWYMGWTEGLVRLWPAWEWTILGVTITSTFLPAVGIGGLIFTVMFAWPWIDRKWVGKDDLEHHLLERPRDNPLRTGIGVAALALMAVIFVAGSNDVIASNLEMGLQTLTVVLRIACFVVPPIAGWIAYRIALSLQRSEQPVPMREESAVESA from the coding sequence GTGAGCGCCACGCAGACCCGACGCCGCCAGAGCCCCGTCGACGACCTCGCCCGCTGGCTCGACGACCGCCTCCGCCTCGCCGAGGGGTCGAAGAAATACCTCAACAAGGCCTTCCCCGCGCACTGGTCGTTCCTGCTCGGCGAGGTCGCGCTGTTCTCCCTCGTCGTGCTGCTGTTCACCGGCACGTTCCTGGCCCTGTTCTACACCCCGGACGCGCGACTCGTGGTCTACGAGGGTCCGTACGTGCCGCTGCAGGGCATGGAGATCTCGGCCGCCTACGAGTCGACGCTGCGGCTGTCGTTCGAGGTCCGCGCCGGCCTGCTCATGCGCCAGATCCACCACTGGGCGGCGCTGGTGTTCGTGGCCGCGATCGTCGCGCACATGCTGCGGGTGTTCTTCACCGGCGCGTTCCGACGGCCGCGTGAGATCAACTGGGTCATCGGCGTCGGCCTGCTGCTGCTGTCGTTCGCGGCCGGCTTCACCGGCTACTCGCTGCCCGACGACCTGCTCAGCGGCACCGGGCTGCGCATCGGCTACTCGGTGGTGTTGGGCATCCCCTTCGTCGGTCCGCTGCTCGGCTTCCTGCTGCTGGGCGGCGAGTACCCGGGCACCGACACGATCAGCCGCCTGCACATCGCCCACGTCATGCTCATCCCGGCCGGCCTGCTCGGCCTCCTCGGCGCCCACCTCGCCATCCTGATCCGGCAGAAGCACACCCACAAACCCAGCAGCCTGGCCCGCGAGGACAACGTGGTCGGCGAGCCGCTGTTCCCGAGCCAGACGCTGACGACGTTGTCGCTCGGCGCCTTCACCATCGCGGTGCTGTGCCTGCTGGGCGGTCTGTTCGAGATCAACCCGGTGTGGCTGTACGGCACGTACGAGCCCTACGAGGTCTTCGCCCCGGCGCAGCCGGACTGGTACATGGGCTGGACCGAGGGACTGGTCCGGCTGTGGCCGGCCTGGGAGTGGACGATCCTCGGGGTCACGATCACGTCGACGTTCCTGCCGGCCGTCGGCATCGGCGGGCTGATCTTCACGGTGATGTTCGCCTGGCCGTGGATCGACCGGAAGTGGGTCGGCAAGGACGACCTCGAGCACCACCTGCTCGAGCGTCCGCGCGACAACCCGCTGCGGACGGGCATCGGCGTCGCGGCCCTCGCCCTGATGGCGGTGATCTTCGTCGCCGGCTCCAACGACGTGATCGCGTCCAACCTGGAGATGGGGCTGCAGACGCTCACGGTCGTGTTGCGGATCGCCTGCTTCGTGGTGCCGCCGATCGCGGGCTGGATCGCCTACCGGATCGCGCTGTCGTTGCAGCGCAGCGAACAGCCGGTCCCGATGCGCGAGGAGTCCGCGGTGGAGTCGGCCTGA
- a CDS encoding DsbA family protein: MTLRFGITFDYLCPFARNANEHVVTALRGGSDWDVDWVPYSLAQGHVEEGQTDVWDLDDPHGASGILALQVGLYVRDRAPERFLDAHEALFAARHDHGGDLKDPEVLARALRAVGLDADAILADVREGEVLEQLRKEHEAGVRDHDVWGVPTFIAGDRAVFVRLMDRPEGDVARATRSIEQVVDLVVNAPMLHEFKQTDLPR; encoded by the coding sequence GTGACCCTGCGTTTCGGCATCACGTTCGACTACCTGTGCCCCTTCGCCCGCAACGCCAACGAACACGTCGTCACCGCCCTGCGCGGTGGTTCCGACTGGGACGTCGACTGGGTCCCGTACAGCCTCGCCCAGGGGCACGTCGAGGAGGGCCAGACCGACGTCTGGGACCTCGACGACCCCCACGGCGCGTCCGGCATCCTGGCGCTGCAGGTGGGCCTGTACGTGCGCGACCGTGCACCCGAGCGCTTCCTCGACGCACACGAGGCCCTGTTCGCCGCCCGGCACGACCACGGTGGCGACCTGAAGGACCCCGAGGTGCTCGCCCGCGCCCTGCGAGCCGTCGGCCTGGACGCCGACGCGATCCTCGCCGACGTCCGCGAGGGCGAGGTCCTCGAGCAGCTGCGCAAGGAGCACGAGGCCGGTGTGCGCGACCACGACGTCTGGGGCGTGCCGACCTTCATCGCGGGTGACCGCGCCGTGTTCGTCCGCCTCATGGACCGTCCCGAAGGCGACGTGGCCCGCGCGACCCGCAGCATCGAGCAGGTCGTCGACCTGGTGGTCAACGCACCGATGCTGCACGAGTTCAAGCAGACCGACCTCCCCCGCTGA
- a CDS encoding ACT domain-containing protein: MRKDLVIIPDDEPGVLARLGETLGDAGINIEAISAFTGRGKGLVHVLVDRADDAVQLLREAGFDVKASRDVAVVALPDEPGQLGAACRRLADAGVNIEQAYIAAGSHLVVVADDVVRAREILGG; encoded by the coding sequence GTGCGCAAGGACCTGGTCATCATCCCCGACGACGAGCCGGGCGTGCTGGCGCGTCTGGGCGAGACCCTCGGCGACGCGGGCATCAACATCGAGGCCATCAGCGCGTTCACCGGCCGCGGCAAGGGGTTGGTGCACGTGCTGGTGGATCGCGCCGACGACGCCGTGCAACTGCTGCGCGAGGCCGGCTTCGACGTCAAGGCGTCCCGCGACGTCGCCGTGGTCGCGCTGCCCGACGAGCCGGGCCAGCTCGGTGCGGCGTGCCGGCGTCTGGCCGACGCCGGCGTCAACATCGAGCAGGCCTACATCGCCGCCGGCAGCCACCTCGTGGTCGTGGCCGACGACGTGGTCCGGGCCCGCGAGATCCTCGGCGGCTGA
- a CDS encoding zinc-binding dehydrogenase, translating into MFAITATTASSDDPLGGLALGEHPDPAPPPGWELVRVRAASLNHHDVWTLRGVGIDPDRFPIVLGCDAAGLTADGREVVVHAVIATPDGDETLAHDFNILSERYDGTFADVVAVPARNLVPKPASLSFEEAACLPTAYLTAYRMLFTRGELRPGDRVLIQGAGGGVATAAILLARAAGLHVTVTSRDETKLKRAQELGAHVGVAAGERLPGRVDAVLETVGEATWKHSLRALEPGGVVVVAGATSGPNPPADLARVFYRQLRVVGSTMGTRQELQRLVQLLDATGVRPLIDDVLPMEQGRAAFERMVRGELFGKLVLSRPG; encoded by the coding sequence ATGTTCGCCATCACCGCCACCACCGCAAGCTCCGACGACCCGCTCGGCGGCCTCGCCCTGGGCGAGCACCCCGACCCCGCGCCACCACCCGGGTGGGAGCTCGTTCGCGTGCGCGCCGCGAGCCTGAACCACCACGACGTCTGGACGCTGCGCGGGGTCGGCATCGACCCCGACCGGTTCCCCATCGTGCTCGGCTGCGACGCCGCGGGACTCACCGCCGACGGCCGCGAGGTCGTCGTCCACGCCGTCATCGCAACCCCCGACGGCGACGAGACCCTCGCGCACGACTTCAACATCCTCTCCGAGCGCTACGACGGCACGTTCGCGGACGTGGTGGCGGTGCCGGCACGCAACCTCGTCCCCAAGCCGGCCAGCCTCTCGTTCGAGGAGGCGGCCTGCCTGCCCACGGCCTACCTGACCGCCTACCGGATGCTGTTCACCCGTGGTGAGCTGCGCCCGGGCGACCGGGTCCTGATCCAGGGTGCCGGTGGTGGCGTCGCCACGGCCGCGATCCTGCTGGCCCGTGCCGCCGGGCTGCACGTGACGGTGACCAGCCGTGACGAGACGAAGCTGAAGCGGGCCCAGGAGCTCGGCGCCCACGTCGGGGTGGCGGCGGGAGAGCGGCTACCCGGCCGTGTCGATGCGGTGCTGGAGACGGTCGGCGAGGCGACCTGGAAGCATTCGCTGCGCGCCCTCGAACCGGGCGGCGTGGTGGTGGTCGCCGGGGCGACCTCGGGGCCGAACCCGCCCGCCGACCTCGCGCGCGTGTTCTACCGCCAGCTGCGGGTGGTCGGTTCCACGATGGGGACCCGCCAGGAGCTGCAGCGGCTGGTGCAACTCCTGGACGCGACCGGGGTCCGACCGCTGATCGACGACGTGCTGCCGATGGAGCAGGGCCGCGCGGCGTTCGAGCGCATGGTCCGCGGGGAGCTGTTCGGCAAGCTGGTGCTGAGCCGCCCCGGCTGA
- a CDS encoding macro domain-containing protein, whose amino-acid sequence MEHTIRSTRLVAVRGDLTRQDVDAIVNAANVHLRHGGGVAGAICRAAGPDVQAESDAWVRAHGPLHDGQAAVTSAGRLPAAAVVHVAGPVYDAGRDDNQPRLRAAVTAALDATAERGLRTVAFPAISAGIYGYPRDEATRVVVEAAAAWVDEHPGMLDEIRLVGYDDAAHDDFTAALAGLAAPG is encoded by the coding sequence ATGGAGCACACGATCCGGAGCACCCGGCTGGTGGCGGTGCGCGGGGATCTGACGCGCCAGGACGTGGACGCGATCGTCAACGCCGCCAACGTGCACCTGCGTCACGGGGGCGGGGTCGCCGGCGCGATCTGCCGCGCCGCCGGGCCGGACGTGCAGGCGGAGTCCGACGCCTGGGTCCGAGCGCACGGCCCGCTGCACGACGGCCAGGCCGCCGTGACGAGCGCCGGACGGTTACCGGCCGCGGCGGTCGTCCACGTCGCCGGGCCCGTGTACGACGCCGGCCGGGACGACAACCAGCCGCGGCTGCGTGCCGCCGTGACCGCCGCGCTCGACGCCACCGCCGAGCGGGGTCTGCGGACGGTCGCGTTCCCGGCCATCTCGGCCGGCATCTACGGCTATCCGCGCGACGAGGCGACGCGGGTCGTGGTGGAGGCGGCGGCCGCCTGGGTCGACGAGCACCCCGGGATGCTCGACGAGATCCGGCTGGTGGGCTACGACGACGCGGCCCACGACGACTTCACCGCCGCCCTGGCGGGCCTTGCCGCGCCGGGCTGA
- a CDS encoding glycosyltransferase — protein MSRIAVVSGPDAGHALPTLGVASALAERGHEVVFCSGAGHAALAAAHGCAFRELPQLAPTSQDGDLGHLLWTRGADMAVALADALSIHPPDLVVADVLTNAGGFAAQLLGRPWVEVVPHHLPDPAPDLPPVGLGRAPARHPLRRLDDRRIHVQQQRSLALGRRQAAAAARRIGLDRRVEPLLRLVATLPALERRRRAWPERVHVVGPLAVEPDLPPLAPPEGDEPLVVVTDSTATGVSGGLGRTALAGLCDLDVRLVVTSGDLHPRAGQRLVVGRGPHAPLLAGAALAVGPGGGGFVSKAAAAGVPLVVVPLQGDQREAAARLREAGVASVLAPARLSPRRLRWRVARALADPRPRVAVRRLAAQASHLGPHVAAALVEQVLAGERPAAGGPDAHLPVALVSPARQGPPGRR, from the coding sequence GTGAGCCGCATCGCGGTCGTCTCCGGCCCGGACGCCGGCCACGCACTGCCCACGCTGGGTGTGGCCTCGGCGCTCGCCGAGCGCGGCCACGAGGTCGTCTTCTGCAGCGGTGCGGGGCACGCGGCGCTCGCGGCCGCGCACGGCTGCGCCTTCCGCGAGCTGCCACAGCTGGCCCCCACGTCGCAGGACGGCGATCTCGGGCACCTGCTGTGGACGCGTGGCGCGGACATGGCGGTCGCACTGGCCGATGCGCTGTCGATCCATCCTCCGGACCTGGTCGTGGCCGACGTCCTGACCAACGCCGGCGGGTTCGCCGCGCAGTTGCTCGGGCGGCCGTGGGTCGAGGTGGTGCCCCACCACCTGCCCGACCCGGCGCCCGACCTCCCACCCGTCGGGCTCGGGCGGGCGCCGGCGCGCCATCCGCTGCGTCGGCTCGACGATCGGCGCATCCACGTGCAGCAACAGCGGTCGCTCGCGCTCGGCCGACGTCAGGCGGCGGCTGCGGCGCGGCGCATCGGGCTGGACCGGCGCGTGGAACCGCTGCTGCGCCTGGTGGCCACGCTGCCCGCACTGGAGCGGCGCCGGCGGGCGTGGCCGGAACGGGTCCACGTCGTCGGCCCGCTGGCCGTCGAGCCCGACCTGCCACCGCTCGCGCCCCCCGAGGGCGACGAGCCGCTGGTGGTCGTCACCGACTCCACCGCCACGGGCGTCTCCGGTGGCCTCGGGCGGACGGCGCTGGCCGGCCTGTGCGACCTCGACGTGCGGCTGGTCGTCACCTCGGGAGATCTGCACCCGCGCGCGGGCCAGCGGCTGGTCGTCGGGCGGGGCCCCCACGCGCCGCTGCTGGCCGGCGCCGCCCTGGCGGTCGGACCGGGTGGCGGTGGTTTCGTCTCCAAGGCGGCCGCGGCCGGGGTGCCGCTGGTCGTCGTCCCGCTCCAGGGCGACCAGCGGGAGGCCGCGGCCAGGCTGCGCGAGGCGGGGGTCGCCAGCGTGCTGGCGCCTGCCCGCCTGTCCCCACGCCGGCTGCGCTGGCGGGTGGCGCGTGCCCTGGCGGATCCGCGCCCACGAGTCGCGGTCCGACGGCTGGCCGCCCAGGCGTCCCACCTGGGTCCGCACGTGGCGGCGGCGCTGGTCGAGCAGGTCCTGGCGGGGGAGCGGCCAGCGGCAGGCGGTCCGGACGCCCACCTGCCGGTCGCGCTGGTCAGCCCGGCGCGGCAAGGCCCGCCAGGGCGGCGGTGA
- a CDS encoding PLP-dependent aminotransferase family protein, with amino-acid sequence MASWAADVEIGSDTVDAYELRDVLGDWEAGGGRPVDRLVAALKVAIAGGLLSAGTRLPAERQLASVLGISRGTVVRAYARLRDDRLVHTRHGSGTVVGSGDEDGRAASPATRLSASSINAVLAGPRAEGVDLRVAAWDADVDLLRELELPTTEEFRAVAAGTAGYWPLGHPILRAALARHLTTLGLPTEPEQIIVTNGGQQAVDVLLTARLRPGDPLLLEDVSWSGILELLTLRHLRASTVPEAAKDPVTLLRALRERRADLAFLIPSHHNPTGAVMPPHVRRLVVEAAAEGGVLLIDDLIFHELWIDEPPPPPLAATVPELAEHVVTVGSLSKLVWGGLRVGWIRAEPAQVPQLARVKTAIDLGMAVSPQLAAARTLAGLQPLLTRRRSLLRERREALAQALTERLPEWTFDLPAGGMSMWVGLGGVSGDAVAAAAAAHGVLVPPARACSSLGRDLDRVRLTLSRPPDELRRAVDGLARAWQDVRRRETPGAGTLVG; translated from the coding sequence GTGGCAAGCTGGGCCGCGGACGTGGAGATCGGGAGCGACACCGTGGACGCCTACGAGCTGCGCGATGTGCTCGGCGACTGGGAGGCCGGCGGCGGCCGCCCGGTGGATCGGCTGGTCGCTGCGCTGAAGGTCGCGATCGCGGGCGGGCTGCTGTCGGCCGGGACCCGGCTGCCGGCCGAGCGGCAGCTGGCCAGCGTGCTGGGCATCAGCCGGGGCACGGTCGTGCGTGCGTACGCGCGGCTGCGCGACGACCGGCTCGTCCACACCCGCCATGGCAGCGGGACCGTCGTGGGCTCCGGGGACGAGGACGGCCGGGCCGCCTCACCGGCCACACGCCTGTCGGCGTCGTCGATCAACGCGGTGCTCGCCGGACCGCGGGCGGAGGGGGTCGACCTGCGGGTGGCCGCCTGGGACGCCGACGTCGACCTCCTCCGGGAGCTCGAGTTGCCCACGACCGAGGAGTTCCGTGCCGTCGCCGCCGGGACCGCCGGCTACTGGCCCCTCGGGCACCCGATCCTGCGCGCGGCGCTGGCCCGGCACCTCACGACGCTCGGGCTACCGACCGAGCCGGAGCAGATCATCGTCACCAACGGCGGCCAGCAGGCGGTCGACGTCCTCCTGACGGCCCGCCTGCGGCCCGGGGACCCTCTTCTCCTCGAGGACGTCAGCTGGTCGGGCATCCTCGAGCTGCTGACGCTGCGCCATCTGCGCGCCAGCACCGTCCCGGAGGCCGCCAAGGACCCCGTCACGCTCCTCCGGGCGTTGCGCGAGCGGCGGGCCGACCTCGCTTTCCTCATCCCGTCGCACCACAACCCCACCGGCGCGGTGATGCCGCCCCACGTCCGCCGCCTCGTCGTCGAGGCCGCCGCGGAGGGCGGCGTCCTGCTCATCGACGACCTGATCTTCCACGAGCTGTGGATCGACGAACCCCCGCCGCCGCCGCTGGCCGCCACGGTTCCCGAGCTCGCCGAGCACGTGGTCACGGTCGGCTCGCTGTCGAAGCTGGTCTGGGGTGGGTTGCGGGTCGGCTGGATCCGCGCCGAACCCGCCCAGGTCCCGCAACTGGCGCGCGTGAAGACGGCCATCGACCTGGGCATGGCGGTCTCTCCGCAGCTCGCGGCCGCCCGGACCCTCGCGGGCCTGCAGCCGCTGCTGACCCGGCGCCGCTCGCTGCTGCGGGAGCGTCGGGAGGCACTGGCGCAGGCACTGACCGAGCGGCTGCCGGAGTGGACCTTCGACCTACCGGCCGGCGGCATGAGCATGTGGGTCGGACTCGGTGGGGTCTCCGGCGACGCCGTGGCGGCCGCGGCCGCCGCGCACGGGGTGCTGGTGCCACCCGCCCGGGCCTGCTCCTCGCTGGGGCGTGACCTCGACCGGGTCCGGTTGACGCTCAGCCGCCCGCCGGACGAGCTGCGCCGGGCGGTCGACGGGCTGGCACGTGCGTGGCAGGACGTGCGGCGCCGCGAGACACCGGGCGCCGGGACCCTGGTCGGGTGA
- a CDS encoding RNA polymerase sigma factor produces the protein MLPTERAEPPEPSDADLAAEEAGDDDTQQAAHDAARHADVVDLVEREAITRTPEIAELMEVGADRGFVTTSEVGAALKSAGLDGTMALTVARQLRRSSIAIVEDSTDTPGTPAAAPVDGAANVDAVRLYLNEIGRVDLLTPEEEVDLAKRVEAGAFASEVLDSMLELSPEQRARLRRVERLGRDAKAALIEANLRLVVSIAKRYLGRGLLFPDLIQEGNLGLMRAVDKFDYTRGYKFSTYATWWIRQMISRSIADQSRTIRIPVHLVETMNKIKRVERQLVQRLGREPTTEEVAHAVELPVEKIEEFRRLAVDPTSLDAPVGEEGDASMGELIEDANAIVPLEAASYLLLQQHLASVLDELSPRERTVIERRFGLHDAQPQTLEQVGSELGLTRERIRQIEAKALAKLRHPALADALEGYLRG, from the coding sequence GTGTTGCCGACCGAGCGCGCCGAGCCGCCCGAGCCGTCCGACGCCGACCTCGCCGCCGAAGAAGCCGGGGACGACGACACACAGCAGGCGGCGCACGACGCGGCCCGCCACGCCGATGTGGTCGACCTGGTCGAGCGCGAGGCGATTACGCGGACGCCGGAGATCGCCGAGCTCATGGAAGTGGGCGCGGACCGTGGTTTCGTCACCACCAGCGAGGTGGGCGCCGCGCTGAAGTCGGCCGGCCTCGACGGCACCATGGCCCTGACGGTGGCCCGCCAGCTGCGCCGCTCCAGCATCGCCATCGTCGAGGACAGCACCGACACCCCCGGGACACCGGCTGCCGCCCCGGTCGACGGGGCCGCCAACGTGGACGCGGTGCGGCTGTACCTCAACGAGATCGGCCGCGTCGACCTGCTCACCCCGGAGGAGGAGGTCGACCTCGCCAAGCGCGTGGAGGCGGGAGCGTTCGCCAGCGAGGTGCTGGACTCCATGCTGGAGCTCTCGCCCGAGCAGCGGGCCCGGCTGCGGCGCGTCGAGCGGCTGGGCCGCGACGCCAAGGCCGCCCTGATCGAGGCCAACCTGCGCCTGGTCGTCTCGATCGCCAAGCGCTATCTCGGGCGGGGGCTGTTGTTCCCCGACCTGATCCAGGAGGGCAACCTCGGCCTCATGCGTGCCGTCGACAAGTTCGACTACACGCGTGGCTACAAGTTCTCCACGTACGCGACGTGGTGGATCCGTCAGATGATCAGCCGGTCCATCGCCGACCAGTCGCGCACCATCCGGATCCCGGTGCACCTGGTCGAGACGATGAACAAGATCAAGCGCGTCGAGCGGCAGCTGGTCCAGCGCCTCGGCCGCGAGCCGACGACCGAGGAGGTCGCCCACGCCGTCGAGCTGCCGGTGGAGAAGATCGAGGAGTTCCGGCGCCTGGCCGTCGATCCCACGTCGCTGGACGCCCCGGTCGGCGAGGAGGGCGACGCCTCGATGGGGGAGCTCATCGAGGACGCCAACGCGATCGTGCCGCTGGAGGCCGCCTCGTACCTGCTGCTCCAGCAGCACCTCGCCAGCGTGCTGGACGAACTGTCGCCCCGCGAGCGCACGGTGATCGAGCGGCGTTTCGGCCTGCACGACGCCCAGCCGCAGACGCTGGAGCAGGTGGGCTCCGAGCTGGGGCTCACCCGCGAGCGCATCCGGCAGATCGAGGCAAAGGCGCTGGCGAAGCTGCGCCACCCGGCCCTGGCCGACGCCCTCGAGGGCTACCTGCGCGGCTGA
- the dnaG gene encoding DNA primase, translating to MAGRILKDDVESLRRQADIVAVAGDYTTLKRAGSRYKGLCPFHTEKTPSFTVAPDGNFYHCFGCDASGDIYDFLMRIEGLEFPEAVEALARRSGFTLRYEELSARDRQAIGQRSRLVEVTAAALEFFRTTLFSAEGEVARSYLKERGFGRDDARRFDVGYAPNQWEALAQSLTRSGLPAEDLIATGLVVRTERGGLRDRFRGRLIFPVHDPGGDVIGFGGRILPGLDYGDFDPPKYLNSPETPLYKKTRVLYGVPQARAEIVRAEEVLICEGYTDVMALHQAGFANAVATCGTAVGLEHLRMVSRYAQRVVLAFDGDQAGVKAAERAWEAARELAGDGGGADLDLRVLVLPDGRDPADLVREVGADGMRAAVADATPVVPFVVRHRLADADLTTEAGRTAALREALEIVGREPDLDLRREWARTEVAARVGVAYEFVVRSAARLGVELDAHEGVAPVGPRPGGGGGAVGGVAALDRARVRREREALRTALQAPQWLPDEWFELVEDDFTHPVARQVFATLQAAGGAGVELTAVLEAAPDDALRGRIRELALEEEPVPLDAEVAAWRIRSLLADRLQAEERALKQRLQTLHHGRDREELVAVLAQLRELEQRRRSLTAVGE from the coding sequence GTGGCCGGCCGGATCCTCAAGGACGACGTGGAGAGCCTGCGGCGGCAGGCCGACATCGTCGCGGTCGCCGGCGACTACACCACACTCAAGCGGGCCGGCAGCCGCTACAAGGGCCTGTGCCCGTTCCACACCGAGAAGACGCCGTCGTTCACCGTCGCGCCGGACGGCAACTTCTACCACTGCTTCGGCTGCGACGCGTCCGGCGACATCTACGACTTCCTCATGCGCATCGAGGGACTGGAGTTCCCCGAGGCGGTGGAGGCCCTGGCGCGGCGCAGCGGCTTCACCCTTCGCTACGAGGAACTGTCGGCCCGCGACCGGCAGGCCATCGGCCAGCGCTCGCGCCTGGTGGAAGTCACCGCCGCCGCGCTGGAATTCTTCCGGACCACCCTGTTCTCCGCGGAGGGCGAGGTGGCGCGCAGCTACCTCAAGGAGCGCGGCTTCGGCCGCGACGACGCCCGGCGCTTCGACGTCGGCTACGCGCCCAACCAATGGGAGGCGCTGGCCCAGTCGCTGACCCGCTCGGGCCTCCCGGCGGAGGACCTCATCGCGACCGGGCTGGTGGTCCGGACGGAGCGTGGCGGCCTGCGCGACCGGTTCCGCGGCCGGCTGATCTTCCCGGTCCACGATCCCGGCGGCGACGTGATCGGGTTCGGGGGCCGCATCCTGCCGGGGCTGGACTACGGCGACTTCGACCCGCCCAAATACCTCAACTCGCCCGAGACGCCGCTGTACAAGAAGACACGGGTGCTCTACGGCGTCCCGCAGGCCCGCGCGGAGATCGTGCGTGCCGAGGAGGTGCTGATCTGCGAGGGCTACACCGACGTCATGGCGCTGCACCAGGCGGGGTTCGCGAACGCCGTCGCCACCTGCGGCACCGCGGTCGGCCTCGAACACCTGCGGATGGTGTCGCGCTACGCACAACGGGTCGTGCTCGCCTTCGACGGTGACCAGGCTGGCGTCAAGGCGGCCGAGCGAGCCTGGGAGGCCGCACGGGAGCTGGCCGGGGACGGCGGCGGAGCCGACCTCGACCTGCGGGTGCTGGTGCTTCCCGACGGGCGCGACCCGGCCGACCTGGTCCGTGAGGTCGGCGCCGACGGGATGCGGGCGGCGGTCGCGGACGCGACGCCGGTCGTGCCGTTCGTGGTCCGCCACCGGCTGGCCGACGCGGATCTGACGACCGAGGCGGGCCGCACCGCGGCGCTGCGCGAGGCGCTGGAGATCGTCGGTCGCGAGCCGGACCTGGACCTGCGCCGCGAGTGGGCCCGCACCGAGGTGGCGGCCCGCGTCGGCGTGGCCTACGAGTTCGTCGTGCGCTCTGCCGCCCGCCTGGGCGTGGAACTGGACGCCCACGAGGGCGTGGCACCCGTCGGGCCGCGCCCCGGCGGCGGCGGGGGCGCGGTCGGCGGGGTCGCTGCACTCGATCGTGCCCGCGTGCGGCGCGAACGCGAGGCGCTGCGCACGGCGCTGCAGGCGCCGCAGTGGCTGCCCGACGAGTGGTTCGAACTCGTCGAGGACGATTTCACGCACCCGGTGGCCCGCCAGGTCTTCGCCACGCTCCAGGCGGCGGGGGGTGCCGGCGTCGAACTGACCGCGGTGCTCGAAGCCGCCCCCGACGACGCCCTGCGGGGCCGGATCCGCGAGCTGGCGCTGGAGGAGGAACCCGTCCCGCTGGACGCCGAGGTCGCCGCATGGCGTATCCGGTCGCTGCTGGCCGACCGACTCCAGGCCGAGGAGCGCGCCCTCAAGCAGCGGTTGCAGACGCTGCACCACGGCCGCGACCGCGAGGAACTGGTGGCGGTCCTGGCGCAGCTGCGCGAGCTCGAACAGCGCCGCCGCTCCCTCACGGCCGTGGGCGAATGA